In the genome of Methylophaga nitratireducenticrescens, one region contains:
- a CDS encoding FimV/HubP family polar landmark protein, with the protein MKQKTLTSLSVVAALGFLTPLPGFAFGLGQITLQSAMNEPFKAEITVNALRDDERGNLEVRLASVEDFERAGLDRSFLLTQLNFEVVEESDSTRILVTSDIPIKEPFLGFLLAATTGQGKLLREYTVLLDPPKELYRGRESSVSTPSSATLQTVPSVPRSTLSVQPSITDYKVRSQDTLWSIAERTKPSADITMQQMMLGLLKANPRAFQQNNVNSLYADSTLRIPITDEIIQISPNEAKTIIDQQNLAWQNRNRAFTPAPTLSANKATPPLANSIAASDSETEAITADDAGQSTVGAGEKSADTENARLKLITASENDLLETDPEINGDPDLQRISEQLTLAQETIEAQNQENIDFKNRMDALERQLDTMRRLISLKDADMARLQSLLEQDDAQMDLATLVDEANAILEGSEVENNAINTANQTDVDSEWQPTIIDNDETVSELASQKKATLETNEELSRGVVLTETTDADESTLDLAISELTDQEDTSATDEVIPQDKTASEAFIDTADGEQTNTNPEESNDDVAELESASAELDAAIDEAAQILDLDQQQMDSLYQRVQAFVIAHKVESLLAILLLLLIIWMVIRRGQREVSWDDAVSKIKKNKPVTPAAETGSMNIVTPVMNSVEIPPATESKAQSVDELVAQADMFVGYADYVQAGTALEQAHQQAPYDKEVAAKLMFIYYKQQKSADFIAILNTSGIDETHPQWPEIRSWGNQLLPHNPLFAEPVEITEEQDDITEEIAEQTETEFSAEEDTTSEVAMDSSTDPEIEKSDHIEFNLDDYKTETAYVSQADEIYQRDDEDMLQFDSIYDSAEKEAEIEPDSPVFAEDDDLRVNLDEDNVLQPDSSAPEILELSIEETEEANTATEEPEEIVSLDSLDSNELDLSAFETEDQTATETDDVIEDYLNLDSSIDDEELDFDLSDFDSIDEAETKLDLAAAYSDMGDPEGARGILEEVLEQGTDEQKKRAQELLDALS; encoded by the coding sequence ATGAAACAGAAAACGTTGACCAGTTTGTCAGTAGTTGCGGCACTTGGTTTCTTAACTCCCTTGCCGGGTTTCGCTTTTGGACTGGGACAGATAACACTGCAATCTGCCATGAATGAACCGTTCAAGGCAGAAATAACCGTTAATGCCCTTCGGGATGATGAACGAGGTAATCTCGAAGTCAGGCTGGCCTCTGTAGAGGATTTCGAGCGTGCAGGCTTGGATCGTAGCTTTTTATTGACGCAACTGAATTTTGAAGTGGTTGAAGAGAGTGATTCCACTCGAATCCTGGTCACCTCAGATATTCCAATCAAAGAGCCTTTTTTGGGATTTTTATTGGCGGCCACTACCGGACAAGGGAAATTACTTCGGGAATATACGGTACTGCTGGATCCACCTAAAGAGCTTTACCGAGGTCGAGAGAGTAGTGTTTCAACACCCTCGTCAGCCACTCTGCAAACTGTTCCGTCTGTGCCACGGTCGACCTTGTCAGTCCAGCCCAGTATTACGGATTACAAAGTTCGCTCACAAGATACCTTATGGAGCATCGCTGAAAGAACCAAACCCTCAGCAGATATTACGATGCAACAGATGATGTTGGGATTACTTAAAGCAAATCCGCGGGCATTTCAACAAAACAATGTGAACAGCCTGTATGCAGACAGCACGCTTAGAATCCCGATAACGGATGAAATTATCCAAATTTCTCCCAATGAAGCAAAGACAATCATCGATCAACAAAATCTTGCCTGGCAAAATCGAAATCGTGCTTTCACACCTGCTCCGACGTTGTCGGCTAATAAAGCAACACCGCCACTGGCAAATAGTATAGCTGCTTCAGATAGTGAAACAGAAGCGATAACTGCTGATGATGCTGGTCAATCCACAGTGGGTGCTGGTGAAAAAAGCGCTGATACTGAAAATGCACGGCTAAAGTTGATTACAGCTAGCGAAAACGACTTGCTGGAAACAGACCCTGAGATAAATGGCGATCCGGATTTACAACGGATTAGTGAGCAATTAACGCTGGCACAGGAAACCATCGAAGCACAAAATCAGGAAAATATTGATTTTAAAAATCGTATGGATGCGTTGGAGCGTCAGCTGGATACCATGCGACGTCTTATTTCGCTCAAAGATGCGGATATGGCAAGATTACAAAGTCTGCTGGAACAAGATGATGCTCAGATGGACCTGGCTACACTGGTTGACGAAGCGAATGCGATTCTGGAAGGCAGCGAGGTTGAAAATAACGCAATCAATACTGCCAATCAAACGGATGTCGATAGTGAATGGCAACCGACTATTATTGATAATGACGAGACAGTTTCAGAATTGGCTTCTCAGAAAAAGGCGACGCTAGAGACTAATGAGGAATTATCCAGAGGGGTTGTCTTAACTGAAACAACTGACGCTGATGAAAGTACGCTTGATTTAGCGATCTCAGAATTAACGGATCAGGAAGATACGTCTGCAACTGACGAAGTTATACCCCAAGATAAAACAGCTTCGGAAGCATTTATCGATACAGCGGATGGTGAGCAAACGAATACCAATCCCGAGGAAAGTAATGATGATGTAGCAGAACTCGAATCAGCTTCAGCTGAGCTAGATGCTGCAATCGATGAAGCTGCTCAGATTCTGGATCTGGACCAACAGCAAATGGACTCACTCTATCAGCGAGTTCAAGCCTTTGTAATAGCACATAAAGTTGAATCATTATTGGCAATTTTATTATTGCTATTGATTATCTGGATGGTTATCCGCCGCGGGCAGCGCGAAGTCAGTTGGGATGATGCCGTCAGTAAAATCAAGAAAAACAAACCGGTTACTCCGGCTGCTGAAACCGGTAGTATGAACATTGTTACCCCTGTAATGAATAGCGTGGAAATCCCTCCTGCCACTGAAAGCAAAGCCCAGTCGGTTGATGAGTTAGTCGCACAAGCCGATATGTTTGTGGGGTATGCAGATTATGTTCAAGCAGGAACTGCCCTTGAACAAGCACATCAACAGGCACCTTACGATAAAGAAGTTGCAGCAAAATTGATGTTTATTTACTACAAACAACAAAAATCTGCAGATTTCATTGCAATACTGAATACTTCTGGAATTGATGAAACCCACCCGCAGTGGCCTGAAATCAGAAGCTGGGGGAACCAGTTACTGCCCCATAATCCACTATTTGCGGAGCCAGTAGAGATCACCGAAGAACAAGACGATATTACTGAGGAAATTGCAGAACAAACGGAAACTGAGTTCAGCGCTGAAGAAGATACCACTTCAGAAGTTGCGATGGATTCTTCAACTGATCCTGAGATTGAGAAATCCGATCATATAGAGTTTAATTTGGATGATTATAAAACGGAAACCGCATATGTCTCGCAGGCTGATGAAATTTATCAGCGTGATGACGAAGACATGTTGCAGTTTGACAGCATTTATGATTCTGCAGAAAAAGAGGCAGAGATTGAACCGGACTCCCCTGTGTTTGCCGAAGACGATGATCTGAGAGTTAATCTGGATGAGGATAATGTACTTCAACCAGACTCTTCTGCACCGGAAATTCTCGAGCTGAGTATTGAAGAAACAGAAGAAGCAAATACCGCAACAGAAGAGCCTGAAGAAATTGTATCGCTTGATTCTCTGGATTCTAATGAATTGGATTTATCGGCGTTTGAAACTGAAGATCAGACTGCCACAGAAACGGATGATGTTATTGAAGATTATCTAAATTTAGATAGTAGTATTGATGATGAAGAGCTGGACTTTGATCTTAGCGACTTTGATTCAATCGATGAAGCTGAAACTAAACTGGATCTGGCAGCAGCGTATTCAGATATGGGTGATCCTGAAGGTGCCAGAGGTATTCTGGAAGAAGTACTTGAACAGGGTACAGATGAACAGAAAAAACGGGCACAAGAGCTGCTCGATGCTTTGTCTTAA
- a CDS encoding aspartate-semialdehyde dehydrogenase, whose protein sequence is MAKQIDVAVVGATGAVGETMLDILHKRNFPVGKVYALASERSAGSTVQFGNKSIIVEDLAEFDFSKVQIGLFSPGASVSEIYAPKAAAAGCIVIDNTSQFRYDDDVPLIVPEVNPDAVVGYKKRGIIANPNCSTIQMLVALKPIYDAVGITRINVCTYQAVSGSGKPAMDELAKQTAALLNGRPAEAEVYPKQIAFNVIPQIDVFMDNGYTKEEMKMVWETRKIMGDNTIQVNPTAVRVPVFYGHSEAIHIETRDKISAEKAKELLSAFDGIVVIDEHKDGGYPTAVTDSSGQDPVYVGRIREDISHPNGLNLWVVSDNVRKGAALNSVQIAELLVEKYL, encoded by the coding sequence GTGGCTAAACAAATTGATGTTGCTGTTGTAGGTGCTACTGGTGCTGTTGGTGAAACCATGCTGGATATCCTGCATAAGCGGAATTTTCCGGTAGGTAAAGTGTATGCATTGGCCAGTGAGCGTTCAGCTGGCTCAACTGTGCAGTTCGGTAATAAATCGATAATAGTTGAAGATCTGGCCGAGTTTGATTTTTCCAAAGTACAGATTGGCTTATTTTCACCCGGTGCCAGTGTTTCTGAAATCTATGCACCAAAAGCGGCGGCTGCAGGCTGTATTGTTATCGATAACACTTCACAATTTCGTTATGACGATGATGTTCCACTGATCGTGCCCGAGGTGAATCCAGATGCGGTGGTCGGTTATAAAAAACGTGGCATTATCGCCAATCCAAATTGCTCTACCATTCAAATGCTGGTGGCATTAAAACCAATTTACGATGCGGTGGGGATTACTCGTATTAATGTTTGTACCTACCAGGCAGTATCTGGAAGTGGCAAACCTGCAATGGACGAATTGGCTAAGCAAACTGCTGCTTTATTAAATGGTCGTCCCGCAGAGGCTGAAGTCTATCCTAAACAAATTGCTTTTAATGTTATTCCGCAAATTGATGTTTTCATGGATAACGGTTACACCAAAGAAGAAATGAAAATGGTTTGGGAAACTCGTAAAATCATGGGAGACAATACTATTCAGGTCAATCCGACTGCTGTTCGGGTGCCGGTTTTTTATGGACATTCAGAAGCCATCCATATTGAAACTCGTGACAAGATTTCTGCTGAAAAAGCCAAGGAATTGCTATCAGCCTTTGACGGTATAGTGGTCATTGATGAACATAAAGATGGTGGTTATCCAACTGCTGTCACAGATTCTTCTGGCCAGGATCCTGTATATGTAGGACGCATCCGTGAGGATATTTCACATCCAAACGGTTTGAATTTATGGGTCGTCTCAGACAATGTCCGCAAAGGTGCCGCTCTGAACAGTGTGCAAATTGCCGAGCTACTGGTAGAAAAATACCTCTAA
- the leuB gene encoding 3-isopropylmalate dehydrogenase has translation MTKKIAVLAGDGIGPEIVAEAVKVLNAFKQDGLAIELEYGLIGGAAYDETGSPLPDETLQMAKHADAILLGAVGGYKWEALDISVRPEKGLLGIRSQLNLFANLRPALLYPQLADASTLKPEVVAGLDLMIVRELTGGIYFGQPRGIRTLENGEKEGYNTLVYRESEINRIGRVAFDIARKRQSRVCSVDKANVLECTELWRETMTTLSKDYADVELSHMYVDNAAMQLVRAPKQFDVMVTTNMFGDILSDCASMLTGSIGMLPSASLDENGKGMYEPIHGSAPDIAGQNIANPLATILSAAMMLRYTLDQPAFADRIEKAVSKVLDQGLRTADIFSAGMTRVTTAEMGDAVVAAL, from the coding sequence ATGACAAAGAAAATTGCAGTATTGGCCGGTGATGGAATCGGTCCGGAAATTGTTGCCGAAGCGGTAAAGGTTTTAAATGCTTTTAAACAGGATGGTTTGGCGATTGAACTTGAATACGGTTTGATTGGTGGTGCTGCCTATGATGAAACTGGTAGTCCACTTCCTGATGAAACCTTGCAGATGGCTAAACATGCAGATGCCATTTTGTTAGGTGCAGTGGGGGGCTATAAATGGGAAGCACTGGATATCAGTGTGCGTCCTGAAAAAGGTTTATTGGGTATTCGTTCACAATTAAACCTTTTTGCTAATTTACGTCCGGCTTTGTTATATCCACAATTAGCAGATGCATCCACCCTGAAACCAGAAGTTGTGGCTGGTCTGGATTTAATGATTGTCCGTGAATTAACTGGCGGGATTTACTTTGGTCAGCCCAGAGGGATCCGTACTCTGGAAAATGGCGAGAAAGAAGGCTACAACACACTGGTGTATCGCGAAAGTGAAATTAATCGCATTGGACGCGTGGCGTTTGATATTGCCCGTAAAAGGCAAAGCCGTGTTTGTTCGGTGGACAAAGCCAATGTATTGGAATGCACGGAATTATGGCGTGAGACGATGACAACATTGTCCAAAGACTATGCCGATGTCGAGCTTAGTCATATGTATGTTGATAATGCAGCAATGCAGCTAGTGCGAGCGCCAAAGCAGTTTGACGTTATGGTGACCACCAATATGTTTGGCGATATTTTGTCAGATTGTGCGTCAATGCTGACCGGTTCGATTGGTATGTTGCCCTCTGCGTCGCTTGATGAAAACGGCAAGGGAATGTATGAACCTATTCACGGTTCAGCCCCTGATATTGCTGGTCAGAACATTGCCAATCCACTGGCAACGATTTTGTCAGCTGCTATGATGTTACGTTATACCCTTGACCAGCCAGCTTTTGCAGATCGTATTGAAAAAGCCGTAAGTAAAGTTCTGGATCAAGGTTTAAGGACAGCAGATATTTTCTCCGCGGGCATGACTCGCGTGACCACTGCTGAAATGGGCGATGCCGTTGTGGCAGCGCTGTAA
- the leuD gene encoding 3-isopropylmalate dehydratase small subunit — translation MQKISVETGIVIPLDRPNVDTDAIIPKQFLKSIKRSGFGPNLFDEWRYLDHGEPGQDCKDRPLNPDFELNQPRYKDGTILLARENFGCGSSREHAVWALEDYGIRVIIAPSFADIFFSNSSKNGILTIQLDEQLVEKLFHQVEATPGYKLTVDLPEQSILLPDGEVLHFEIDSFKKHCLIEGLDDIGLTLQHTDEIKAYEARRREQTPWLFS, via the coding sequence ATGCAAAAAATTTCCGTAGAAACAGGAATCGTGATCCCATTGGATCGACCAAATGTCGATACGGATGCCATCATCCCAAAACAGTTTTTGAAATCAATAAAACGCAGTGGTTTTGGTCCAAATCTATTTGATGAATGGCGTTACCTGGATCATGGTGAGCCGGGACAGGATTGTAAAGATCGTCCGCTTAATCCCGATTTTGAATTGAATCAACCACGATATAAAGATGGGACGATATTACTGGCACGTGAAAACTTTGGTTGTGGATCGAGCCGTGAGCATGCAGTTTGGGCGCTTGAAGATTATGGTATTCGGGTGATTATTGCGCCCAGTTTTGCTGATATCTTTTTTAGCAACAGCAGTAAAAATGGCATTCTCACAATACAACTCGATGAACAGCTGGTCGAAAAACTATTTCATCAGGTTGAGGCTACTCCAGGTTATAAGCTGACCGTTGATTTGCCAGAACAGAGCATTTTGTTGCCTGATGGTGAAGTCCTGCATTTCGAAATAGACAGCTTTAAAAAGCATTGTCTGATAGAAGGTCTGGATGATATTGGTCTGACCCTGCAGCATACTGATGAAATCAAAGCTTACGAGGCCCGTCGTCGCGAACAAACGCCGTGGCTGTTTTCCTAA
- a CDS encoding MotB family protein, producing the protein MSESETQSFKKQQKKGLPAYMATFADLMSLLMCFFVLLLSFAEIDAIKYKMVVLSLEKAFGVQREVVAEAIPKGTSIIAQEFSPGEPKPTPLNIVRQETTDDTKDVLKITMDAEAVAEAQAKQVAEEVEEFKEALESEIQRGLIVVENQLNRIVIRIRERGSFPSGDATLNQDFVPILKKINEVLTQTDGLIAVAGHTDNIPINTSRYRSNWELSTSRATSVVHELLKYNTIPPERFVLEGYADTRPLAPNDSIENRAINRRVEIVVLKGSLDSELTKSIDDLIQQHDAIESEIQQVR; encoded by the coding sequence ATGAGTGAGTCTGAAACGCAAAGTTTCAAAAAGCAGCAAAAGAAGGGGTTGCCTGCCTATATGGCGACATTTGCCGATTTAATGTCGTTATTAATGTGTTTCTTTGTGCTGTTGTTATCTTTCGCCGAAATCGATGCCATCAAATATAAAATGGTGGTTCTGTCTTTGGAAAAAGCGTTTGGTGTGCAGCGGGAGGTAGTAGCTGAAGCTATTCCTAAAGGCACCAGCATCATTGCACAGGAATTCAGCCCGGGCGAGCCTAAACCTACACCGCTGAATATTGTCAGACAGGAAACCACTGATGATACGAAAGATGTGTTAAAAATCACCATGGATGCCGAAGCTGTTGCCGAAGCTCAGGCAAAGCAGGTGGCCGAGGAGGTTGAAGAGTTTAAAGAAGCACTTGAATCAGAAATACAGCGTGGTTTGATCGTTGTAGAAAATCAGCTCAACCGTATTGTTATCCGAATTCGTGAGCGCGGTTCCTTTCCTTCTGGCGATGCCACATTGAATCAGGATTTTGTCCCCATTTTGAAAAAAATTAATGAAGTGTTGACACAGACTGACGGCCTCATTGCGGTGGCAGGCCATACTGATAATATTCCCATAAATACTTCCCGATATCGGTCCAACTGGGAGTTATCAACTTCCAGGGCCACTTCAGTCGTCCATGAGCTGCTCAAATACAACACCATTCCACCAGAGCGTTTTGTGCTCGAAGGCTATGCCGATACCCGGCCATTGGCCCCAAATGATTCTATTGAGAATCGGGCAATAAATCGTCGTGTTGAAATTGTGGTTCTAAAAGGGTCGCTGGACAGCGAGCTGACCAAGTCAATTGATGATTTGATCCAGCAGCACGATGCAATAGAAAGTGAAATCCAACAAGTCCGCTAG
- the pomA gene encoding flagellar motor protein PomA, with product MDLATLLGFLIAWSLIIATIALGAAASTFVNTPSFMIVVGGTFAVVMMRFTLKQFIGSMKTATKAFLHKSEDPSEIITSVVELAGIARKEGLLALERQEVKNPALALGIRMLVDGHEPAVVRKALNTEMNETVNRHSIGQQIFQQIGDAAPAMGMIGTLVGLVQMLSNMSDPKSIGPAMAIALLTTLYGAMIANMFALPVADKLALRSNEELMNKSIIIESVMGIQEGQNPKVLEELLKNYLPASKRDAEAPAPAEA from the coding sequence GTGGATTTGGCTACTTTACTGGGTTTTTTAATAGCCTGGAGTCTGATTATCGCCACCATTGCTCTTGGGGCAGCGGCGAGTACTTTTGTTAACACACCTTCTTTCATGATAGTTGTTGGCGGCACCTTTGCTGTCGTCATGATGCGCTTTACCCTAAAACAGTTCATCGGTTCAATGAAAACGGCGACCAAAGCCTTCTTGCATAAATCTGAAGATCCTTCTGAAATTATCACCAGTGTCGTTGAGTTAGCCGGTATTGCCCGTAAAGAAGGTCTGCTGGCATTAGAGCGGCAAGAAGTTAAAAATCCTGCACTGGCACTGGGTATTCGAATGCTGGTCGATGGTCATGAGCCGGCTGTGGTCAGAAAAGCCCTGAACACGGAAATGAATGAAACGGTCAATCGACATAGCATCGGTCAACAGATTTTCCAGCAAATTGGTGATGCCGCTCCGGCGATGGGAATGATCGGTACTTTGGTTGGTCTGGTTCAAATGTTATCGAATATGTCCGATCCGAAATCAATTGGTCCAGCGATGGCGATTGCATTATTGACAACCTTATACGGTGCAATGATTGCCAATATGTTTGCTTTGCCTGTAGCCGATAAGCTTGCACTTCGCAGTAATGAAGAGCTGATGAACAAAAGTATTATCATTGAGAGTGTGATGGGAATTCAGGAAGGTCAGAACCCGAAAGTATTGGAAGAGTTACTGAAAAATTATCTTCCGGCTTCAAAACGGGATGCTGAAGCACCAGCTCCAGCCGAAGCTTAA